In Sphingobacteriales bacterium, one DNA window encodes the following:
- a CDS encoding glycosyltransferase family 2 protein: protein MDLSIVIPVFNEKESLIELEAWIKRVVTQHGYDYEIIFIDDGSTDGSFEVIQSLATQNNRVKAVRFRRNYGKSAALNEGFALAKGRVVITMDSDLQDSPDEIPELFRMITEEGFEIVSGWKKKRYDPLNKTIPTKLFNWATRKISGIKLHDFNCGLKAYQSEVVKNIDVYGEMHRYIPVIAKWKGFTKIGEKVVEHHPRKYGHTKFGFERFINGLLDLISITFVSRFSK from the coding sequence ATGGATTTAAGCATTGTCATCCCTGTATTTAATGAAAAAGAATCCCTGATTGAGCTGGAAGCATGGATAAAGCGTGTGGTAACCCAACATGGATATGATTACGAAATTATATTCATTGATGACGGAAGCACAGACGGATCCTTCGAAGTCATTCAATCGCTTGCAACACAAAACAACAGGGTCAAAGCTGTCAGATTCAGAAGAAATTACGGAAAATCTGCAGCTCTGAATGAAGGATTTGCATTGGCCAAAGGACGTGTAGTGATCACCATGGATTCTGACCTTCAGGATAGTCCTGATGAAATACCCGAACTCTTCAGAATGATTACTGAAGAGGGATTTGAAATAGTTTCGGGATGGAAAAAAAAGCGTTATGACCCTTTGAATAAAACAATTCCAACAAAACTTTTCAATTGGGCAACCCGGAAAATTTCAGGAATTAAGCTCCACGATTTTAACTGCGGATTAAAGGCTTATCAGTCGGAAGTAGTTAAAAATATTGATGTTTACGGAGAAATGCACCGGTACATTCCGGTTATTGCCAAATGGAAAGGCTTTACAAAAATAGGAGAAAAAGTGGTCGAACATCACCCGAGAAAATACGGGCATACCAAATTCGGATTTGAAAGATTTATCAATGGTTTACTCGACCTGATATCCATTACTTTTGTTTCCCGCTTCAGTAAAAG